One Arachis hypogaea cultivar Tifrunner chromosome 18, arahy.Tifrunner.gnm2.J5K5, whole genome shotgun sequence genomic window, CATATAATCTTTGAGGCTTTTATTCTAACCTTGTTTGATTGTGTTCAGATAGTTAGAATCATGTAGGTAGATAGCTGATCCGGCAAAATGCTCCTCGAACAGCTTTGATAGGTCTTGAAAACGAGAAATAGAATCTGCAGAtaaagaacaaaaccaatcaagtgtAGGACCGTCTAAATAAGTTAgaaaacaacgacataaaacTTTATCGGATGCACCGTTTACTATCATTATAGATGTGAACTTTTTGATATATTTCTTTGGATCGCGTAACCCGTTGTATGGGGTTAAGGCAGTTGGTAGGGTAAACCTTTTGGGCAGCACGAAGTTCATCACCTTGGCCGTGAATGGCCCAGGCGAGTTATCTGGCTCACCATCTTCATTTTTTGACCGAGCTTCTTCATTGTGCTCAGGTTGGGCTTCTTTATGCCGAGCAGTTTTGGAGACGTGTGTCGGTCCAGATTGATGCTCGGTTTCTCCAGTTCGCTCTTGCCGATCATTGTTGTTTTCAATCCGAGCATTAGTTAGCTTGGCAATCTAATTCGTCATTCTTTGATTTTCCTCTGCCATGCGCTAGTTGGCTTGTTGTAACTCAGTTACCATCCTAAGGAGCTCGGATGGTGTAGGTGGAAGTTGTTCAGCCATGTGTGGAGGTGAAAACGTTGAGGCCGATGGAAAAGAAAGGAATTATATTTTCGGCCCCATAGTGGGCACCAATTGTTCTTGTGTGAATAACCTGGACGTAACCTCGGCTACGGGAGTCGATGCCGAGCTTTAGCCTTTAACGCCGAGCTGTAAGCTGAGATGGTCTGAGCTCTTCGTCCAGAGGGATGTCACGTCACGGAGAGTATGAACaaagggggagtgtacctgcaaaaggcactccAATACTTAAGTTAGTACTGTGAATTCAGTGTGTCCCTGTTGAGGATAAAACatcatacctttataggtgaAGTAAGATAGGTCAGTTATGTTCTTTATCTGAATTGATGAGCAGTTATTAGGTTTAATAAGTAACAAATACCTGGTCAGATAGTTTTATTCCAGGATGTAGTCTGTTGAATCCGATTATAACGTGTAACCGCCGAGTTATGACACAAATTGCCGAGTTATGGTGTATAATGCCGAATTAAGGCATTGAATTTGTAACGGCCAGATCATATATATTATGTCGTATAAATATTATGTgttgttaattatattttatttacaacaattaatttatttaaaaaaattattgtaaattttttttatttatttgcattctaGTTATTATACGTTTGGAAATATGGAATCTTGATTGATGCTTTGAATATGTATAAAATGTTCAGGACCACAAgaaaaaaagaacatatataaaGTGTTGGTGCCAAAATTACTCCGACGTCAGGTTATATTACAcctttatagaaaaaaaaatttattacattgGTTACTATGATTATAATCACTATATTggttataaaatttaaacaatacttaaaaaatagggataagtattgttttgctccctaacgttgagggtcaaAATCGAAACTGTttctaacataattttttatttaaaatcatccttaacatttttttcgtattaaaatcatcctttttaataaaatttttaatgttattcctaaactacccctattttaataaaaaaattataaaatttaaaaaaaaagaaaagaaaataacgcGTTTtggggggaggggagggggaaAAGGAAACACGTttttgggggtgggggtgggggaggGGGGAAGGAAACGCGAAGGGGGGAGGGGAGGAGGCCATCGCCTTCACCGCGGGTCTCCACCGTCACAGGAGGCCATCGCCGCCACCGTTGGGTCCTTCGCCACCGAGCACAAGCAGCGAGAGAGGAGATCTGAAAAGAGAGAGGGAGCACCGGTGGAGGGGaggagtgataaaccccaattttgtggtttatcttgtgcttaatttaggggattttatcaccttttctcatatttattcaatgaaatagcatggttttgtaattctcccttaatttgtgcttaagtgtaaaaacatactttttaggcccttaaattggtgattttaattcacttcaattccattcgatgccttgatgtgtttgttgagtgatttcaggttcataaggcaagtattggatggaagaaatgaagagaaaatcatgcaaagtggagaatccatgaagaaatgagcatttggagaattaagggccacgcgcacgcatcacccacgcgtacgcgtgagtagagGTTTtggccagcgacgcgcacgcgtcactcacgcgtacgcgtgttgctcggcacgtgacccacttaaagtgaaatcgcttgggcgatttctgagctgcccaggcccaaatccaactcgtttctgagggtatttcatgcaaaattcaagtttgagcaaaggggggagcacttagttagtcatgatgagcctttagttagttttctagagagaaaagctccctcttctctctagaattaggttaggattaggttaatttcaattaaatctagatttgattacttgatttcatcttgtttcctctaCAATTTCTTATTTCTACACTCTAATtctcttagttctcttgttaattttacctttatgtctcttttatgttcatgaatgctcatgttggatttggtttacatttaatgaaatttgatgtttgatgttcttttattgttaatttgagttgtgaattttaccttccttgcaattggtagttggtagatttatatttcttgtacttttattatgctttccttttatgccttccaagtgtttgacaaaatacttggttggatgttagagcagactttgagcattcttggcttggaaagagtaattaggtaatcttgagtcatgaattcCCAACTCATATTGGTGatttagagttgttagttaatatgatttccattgactctaatctcttgctaattcaattagtgggttgattaggacttatggattgagattagctagtcttattagactttcttcgagtgtgaagataatatgataccttcttccatcgtcggagatgacgtaataagataaattcttatgtattattgtgacatgattaactagtcttgtttgacattctccctatgtgaagataacatgataccttcttcatttgttggagttgactagataagatgaattaatcattgtatgactagaaTAGAAAGCCTAAATCCTCaatattacttgctttctttagtcacttgcttgatttactcttcttgtcatttaaattcttgcccatTTAATTCCGTGcccttttatcaatcaaaccccttgtccttcatagccaataattgaccacttcattgcaattccttgtgagacgacccgaggtttaaatacttcggttatattttattggggtttgtatttgtgacaaaacTAAATTTTCGATTTGAGTATTTTTAGTTGGTTGGGATCTATACTATCAACGAGAATTATTTTGTGAGAAATTCCTAACCACACGACAATATCTCATTATCAAGGAGGCTGCTGCCATAGCCGCCGCCACCATCGTGACACCTACATCGTCACCGGTCTACCCACGAGCCGCCGCCAGAAACGTCGCCGCCGTTCATGCATGCTTCTGCCGCTGCCGTGGAGTGCGTTGCCGGGAAGGGGAGCCCGACACGAGGAGGGCGGCGCGCGAAGGAAAGAGAGGAATCTGAGGTTGAGCTGGGTTCCTGCCACTACCGATCTACCTAGCCGCTGTCACTCCGTCGCACACGAGCTGTCGGTGGTTCTGCTTCggcttctgcatctgcttcttcttcttgcttcaGCTTTTGCTCCTTGCTTTGGCCTCTGCTTGCTGCTTTTGCTTGAGCTTCTGCTTCTGGTTCTTGTTGAATTTGTGCTTCTGCATGTTGATTTGGCtttgtgcttgaacttctgcATCTGTTTCTGCTTCAATTTCTGCTTTTTACTTCTGCCTTCTACTTGTGTTGATTTtttttgctttctgtttctgcttGTTTTGATTTCTAtgtcatttgaattttttttgaatgttGAATATTGTGTTATTATTGATTTGAATGTTCTGTTATTGTTGATAATGGATTCTTAAATTTGAATGTATGttctgttgttattgttgttgtggaAAGAAATGGCTGATAGTGGAAATAGGGGCGATGACGGTGGTGGAGAATGCAGAATGAACAGTTCTGATAGTGGAAATAAGGGAGCGGCGATGGTGGATAATGCAGAATGAACGGTGGTGACAGGGAATGCAAAATGAACAGTAGTGCAATTAAGGGTTGGGGGTATTGttgtcttttaaaaattattttattcaaaaggaCTATTTTAATACGAAATAAAACGTTATGGACGATTCTAAATCAAAAATTACATTGGGGACGGTTTTGATTCtaaccctcaacgttagggaccaaaacaatacttatccctaaaaaatataattaaaatttatttaattttttcactaCAAAATTTGTATTTGTTTGTGGTAGTTTTTCTAATAGGAGTTACTAAAAACCTccacaatatattttatttgtgacAAATTATAAAACTtcctaaataattaacaaaaactcCCACTATTATAATACtcataattcaattaattataaaacaatcCAACCCAAACAAATATTCACTCAgcccatacaaaaaaaaaatcaaaacagggCTTCCAGAGAGAGAAAACGAAGGAGAGTGAGATCGAAACCCTAGAatccaccgccaccgccaccgccatcGCCACCGCCACTGCCATTCATCTCTGCCATTGTTGCCGTTATTGTCTCCTTCGTCGACACGTCACCGCTGGAGTTATGAATGAAGGACAAGGTAATCATGGAGCCTCTCCTCTGCTTCTGCGTCGTCTTCCACGGCGGGTTCTTCTGCTGGTTCTGCTTTTGCTCCGGTGGCTTGAAGCACTCAGAGCGCAGTTTCGGTGCCGACGCGGTGGCACTGGCGGAGCAGATTTGGAAGGCGAGAGACGGGAGTCTCTGAAAGCTTCGATTGAAGCTGCGATAGTGCGATCGAAGCTATCAAATCTTATGGAACTAATTCTCATGTCGTTCCGAGTCATTGAGGTGAGGATTTGTTCCTACTTTGTAAAGGTTTCCATGAACTGAACTAGGATCTTTATTTGTATGAACTTTTTGAGAATTGAGCTTTCAGTCTTATTGAGAAATCAAAATTTGAGGTTTCAGCTCCAAAGAATGTAACAAGAAAAAGGGGAGTATGAATTCCAGCTTAAACTTTGCTAGATTTGCTTGATATTGAAAAGTTAAAATGATTTATGCTCCATTTAGCATGACTTGCAAATTTGTGGCTGCTTTCTTGGATTTCTCTAGTTTGATTTGGTGATTGTAGAATAGCATGCTTTGTCATCTTTAAAGCAAATTTGGTGCCTGCTCCACCAAGTTTGTGTCGGAAGATGACTAAATCATTATGTCCTCCATATCATCTATATTCATGAAAGTCTATTATATTCATGTTGTATTACTGGGGGGATAAATCTTTTAATATTAACTCATTAGCTACTGCTTCTTTTGCTATGTCATTATATTGCTCTGATTGGTTTGTTacattgtaaattttattttattttttgaatgaattatgttttgtatTTATTTGGATCTTCATTTTTTTAGATGTTAGGGGCTGGTGTTAGTCAGGTTGCTGTATGCGCATTCTTCTAATGAATAGGATACTTCCCTTGCTGTTT contains:
- the LOC112769024 gene encoding uncharacterized protein, which produces MNEGQGNHGASPLLLRRLPRRVLLLVLLLLRWLEALRAQFRCRRGGTGGADLEGERRESLKASIEAAIVRSKLSNLMELILMSFRVIEGLLWCFEVCYGKWRQGMRGHR